A genomic region of Barnesiella viscericola DSM 18177 contains the following coding sequences:
- a CDS encoding 50S ribosomal protein L25, producing the protein MKTFQLNGTARTDLGKKAVKELRKQNLIPAVLNGGELVDLPYTGTLKPCEKLVELTGGKKGIIVTDFTVTKDSVRKLVYTPDIFAVELNIDGEKKMAVLKDLQFHPVTDNILHMDFLEVTDKKPVVMEVPVQLEGHSEGVRAGGKLSLSMRKLKVKAIYTNIPERLVINIDNLGLGKTLQVGDLHFEGLELMNAKNAVVCAVNLTRAARGAQAKQD; encoded by the coding sequence ATGAAAACATTCCAATTGAATGGTACGGCCCGTACCGATCTGGGCAAGAAAGCTGTTAAAGAGTTGCGTAAACAAAACCTGATTCCCGCCGTGCTCAATGGTGGCGAACTGGTTGACCTGCCTTATACCGGCACGTTGAAACCCTGCGAGAAACTGGTAGAACTTACCGGCGGTAAAAAAGGTATCATCGTTACCGACTTTACAGTAACCAAAGACTCTGTTCGCAAACTGGTTTACACTCCCGATATCTTTGCCGTAGAGCTGAACATCGACGGTGAGAAGAAGATGGCCGTTTTGAAAGACCTGCAATTCCACCCCGTAACCGATAATATCCTGCACATGGATTTCCTCGAAGTAACCGACAAGAAACCGGTTGTAATGGAAGTTCCCGTTCAACTCGAAGGTCACTCCGAAGGTGTGCGTGCCGGTGGTAAACTGAGCCTCTCGATGAGAAAACTCAAAGTAAAAGCCATCTACACCAATATCCCCGAGCGTCTGGTAATCAACATCGACAACCTGGGATTGGGCAAGACGCTGCAAGTAGGCGACCTCCACTTCGAGGGTCTCGAACTGATGAACGCCAAGAACGCCGTGGTTTGCGCCGTCAACTTGACTCGTGCCGCCCGTGGTGCTCAGGCTAAACAAGACTAA
- the pth gene encoding aminoacyl-tRNA hydrolase encodes MKYLIVGLGNIGYEYENTRHNIGFRVLDALAKASNLVFTDGRYGATCELRIKGRTLVLLKPSTYMNLSGNAVRYWLQKENIPIENLLVVVDDLALPFGTLRLKPKGSDAGHNGLKHICATLGTQEYARLRFGIGNDFPRGGQVDFVLGAFPPEQEAELPEKLERAGEIIKSFCLAGVQQTMNQYNNK; translated from the coding sequence ATGAAATATCTGATTGTAGGGCTGGGTAATATCGGTTACGAATACGAGAATACCCGGCATAACATAGGATTCAGAGTATTGGACGCCTTGGCTAAGGCGTCCAATCTCGTTTTTACCGACGGCCGTTACGGCGCCACCTGCGAGTTGCGCATCAAGGGACGCACCCTCGTGTTGCTCAAACCATCGACCTATATGAACCTGAGCGGCAATGCCGTGCGCTACTGGTTGCAGAAGGAGAATATCCCCATCGAAAATCTGCTTGTCGTGGTCGACGATCTGGCACTCCCCTTCGGTACCCTGCGGCTGAAACCCAAGGGCAGCGATGCCGGGCACAACGGGTTGAAGCACATCTGCGCTACGCTGGGCACCCAGGAGTATGCCCGGTTGCGTTTCGGGATAGGCAACGACTTTCCGCGGGGCGGTCAGGTCGATTTCGTGCTGGGAGCCTTTCCCCCCGAGCAAGAGGCCGAACTGCCCGAGAAACTCGAACGGGCCGGCGAGATTATCAAGAGTTTCTGTCTGGCCGGTGTGCAGCAGACCATGAACCAGTACAACAACAAATAG
- a CDS encoding RNA-binding S4 domain-containing protein: MAKEEVRIDKFMWATRIFKTRTIATEACKKGRVMVDGVGVKPSRTVKVGDTIQVRKPPVTYSFKILALAENRMGAKLVPGYLENITPPEQYELLDMVRISGFVNRQKGLGRPTKRDGRQMAQFLESQYADDGFDFDFDFDDDIDDEDDEY; the protein is encoded by the coding sequence ATGGCAAAAGAGGAGGTAAGAATCGATAAGTTCATGTGGGCTACCCGCATCTTCAAGACCCGCACCATTGCCACCGAAGCCTGCAAGAAGGGTCGGGTGATGGTCGACGGCGTGGGGGTGAAACCTTCGCGCACGGTCAAGGTGGGCGACACGATACAGGTGCGCAAGCCGCCCGTGACCTACTCGTTCAAGATACTGGCTCTGGCCGAGAACCGAATGGGGGCCAAGCTGGTACCCGGCTATCTCGAAAACATCACGCCGCCCGAGCAATATGAATTGCTCGACATGGTGCGCATCAGCGGCTTTGTCAACCGGCAGAAGGGGCTGGGACGCCCCACGAAGCGCGATGGCCGGCAGATGGCTCAGTTCCTCGAATCGCAATATGCCGACGATGGTTTCGATTTTGATTTCGATTTCGATGACGACATCGACGACGAAGATGATGAATATTAA
- a CDS encoding DUF6769 family protein, with protein sequence MWAKRLKIVILLLAGCLGILSTVLPHHHHANGMICLELTLPGCDDSHSDTSDENAGDCTGCNWFAYKIPVDLASLHQHLLKFAPVKILLGTWAVLTDWVVDTPDEAPAWNVFVERLHTAVFLKTLGLRAPPVA encoded by the coding sequence ATGTGGGCTAAAAGGCTGAAAATAGTGATCTTGTTGCTGGCGGGTTGTTTGGGAATCCTCTCAACGGTACTCCCCCACCATCACCACGCCAATGGCATGATATGCCTCGAACTCACGTTGCCCGGTTGCGACGACTCCCATTCCGATACGTCCGATGAAAACGCGGGCGATTGCACCGGCTGCAACTGGTTTGCCTACAAAATTCCGGTCGATTTGGCCTCGCTTCATCAACACCTTCTTAAATTTGCCCCGGTCAAGATTCTGCTGGGCACGTGGGCCGTGTTGACCGACTGGGTGGTCGATACCCCCGACGAGGCTCCCGCATGGAACGTCTTTGTCGAGCGGCTTCATACGGCCGTCTTTCTCAAAACCCTCGGACTGAGGGCCCCTCCCGTTGCATAG
- a CDS encoding efflux RND transporter periplasmic adaptor subunit — MKRTILLYITILSYILWSCSGSSSHEAHQHSDHIEEHDHEHSESEGHDHAAEGHGDEIILKKAEADAIGLTTKTMKPERFHSVIPCSGTLSAAQGDEMTVVAPVAGVVSLAGRHIADGSQVAKGSVLLHLSSKKLAAGDPASKAYIDYETARKAYERAGELVKDQIISRQEYEQTARDYETARLAYEAMGGSRSGSAVQAPMTGYLKNILVSDGDFVEMGQPLMTLSQNRRLQLRAEVPQRYYKELPTIVTANFKTTYDDRVYDLTQLNGKLLSYGRGTLAGGAYVPVVFELDNRGEVVPGACVEVYLRSSAVDSALVVPVSALTEEQGLYFVYLRLDEEGYKKQEVSIGDTDGANVRILSGLHEGDRVVTRGVYQVKLAANSGVIPEGHSHNH; from the coding sequence ATGAAACGAACTATTTTATTGTACATAACCATTCTATCTTATATATTGTGGAGTTGCTCCGGTTCGTCGTCGCATGAAGCACACCAGCACAGCGACCACATTGAGGAGCACGACCATGAGCACAGCGAAAGCGAAGGTCACGACCATGCCGCCGAAGGCCATGGCGACGAAATTATCCTGAAAAAAGCCGAGGCCGATGCCATCGGCCTCACCACCAAAACCATGAAGCCCGAGCGTTTCCACAGTGTGATTCCCTGCTCGGGAACCCTCTCGGCCGCCCAGGGCGACGAGATGACGGTGGTTGCCCCCGTTGCCGGGGTGGTATCGTTGGCCGGACGGCACATTGCCGACGGTAGTCAGGTGGCCAAAGGGAGTGTGCTGCTGCACCTCTCGTCCAAGAAACTGGCGGCCGGCGATCCGGCCAGCAAGGCCTATATCGACTATGAGACGGCTCGCAAGGCCTACGAACGGGCCGGCGAACTGGTGAAAGATCAGATTATCTCGCGGCAGGAGTATGAACAAACCGCCCGCGACTACGAGACCGCCCGGCTTGCCTATGAGGCAATGGGGGGCAGTCGCTCGGGTAGTGCCGTGCAGGCGCCCATGACCGGCTATCTGAAAAATATTCTGGTGAGCGACGGCGACTTTGTGGAGATGGGACAGCCGCTGATGACCCTCTCGCAGAACCGCCGCTTGCAGTTGCGGGCCGAGGTGCCTCAGCGCTATTACAAGGAGTTGCCCACCATCGTGACGGCCAACTTCAAGACCACCTACGACGACCGGGTCTACGACCTCACCCAACTCAACGGCAAGTTGCTCAGCTACGGCCGCGGCACCTTGGCGGGTGGAGCCTATGTGCCCGTAGTCTTCGAACTCGACAACCGAGGCGAGGTGGTTCCCGGGGCTTGTGTCGAGGTCTATCTACGTTCGTCGGCCGTCGACAGCGCTCTGGTTGTGCCCGTCTCGGCCCTCACCGAGGAGCAGGGACTCTACTTTGTCTACCTGCGTCTCGACGAGGAGGGGTATAAGAAACAAGAGGTGTCGATAGGCGATACCGACGGGGCCAATGTGCGCATTCTTTCGGGCCTGCACGAGGGCGACCGCGTGGTGACCCGCGGTGTCTATCAGGTGAAACTGGCCGCCAACAGCGGCGTCATACCCGAAGGCCATTCCCACAACCACTAA